One segment of Bacteroidota bacterium DNA contains the following:
- a CDS encoding TetR/AcrR family transcriptional regulator, with the protein MKENGKRGKIIRVGFDLFDKFGYNGTSINEIIKVARIPKGSFYHYFESKEAFMIEVMKDYSFKVCDCIDNYLRNKSIEPDKRIKKMYHDFVESYENTGAFPYGSFASKINSEVGDKYPKIRKSSNEVYCQIIESHAYCLRKSKLNSNIRSALNKNEIAQTIVYCWEGAVLRMQSTSRIEPLHLFQNILNNYLLKID; encoded by the coding sequence ATGAAAGAAAATGGGAAAAGGGGAAAAATAATTAGGGTAGGCTTCGACTTATTTGACAAATTCGGTTACAATGGGACAAGCATTAATGAAATTATTAAAGTTGCGAGAATTCCGAAGGGCTCCTTCTATCATTATTTTGAAAGTAAAGAGGCTTTTATGATAGAAGTAATGAAAGATTACTCTTTCAAAGTTTGTGATTGTATTGACAATTATTTGAGAAATAAATCGATAGAACCTGACAAGCGAATAAAAAAAATGTATCACGATTTTGTTGAATCATATGAGAACACCGGAGCATTTCCTTATGGCTCCTTTGCCAGCAAGATAAACTCTGAGGTTGGAGATAAATATCCCAAAATAAGAAAATCATCTAATGAAGTTTATTGTCAAATAATTGAGTCTCATGCTTATTGCCTTAGGAAATCGAAACTAAATTCAAACATTCGATCTGCATTGAACAAGAATGAAATTGCTCAGACAATAGTTTATTGTTGGGAAGGCGCAGTTTTAAGAATGCAAAGCACAAGTAGAATTGAACCACTTCATCTGTTTCAGAATATACTTAATAATTATTTACTAAAAATTGATTAG